In a genomic window of Anoxybacter fermentans:
- the rplI gene encoding 50S ribosomal protein L9 produces the protein MKVILLKNVKGVGKEGEVVEVADGYGRNFLIPRGLAKEATEGNLADLKHKKKVEKKKQEKELKEAQDLKARMEKNVFEIKVKAGENGRLFGSVTSSDIAKALKKEGFNVDKRKIELKENIKELGMHKVDVKLHREVTATLKVKVVEA, from the coding sequence ATGAAGGTAATATTGTTAAAAAATGTTAAAGGTGTTGGTAAAGAAGGAGAAGTAGTTGAAGTTGCTGATGGTTACGGTCGTAATTTTTTGATTCCCCGAGGATTAGCAAAAGAAGCAACTGAGGGTAATCTGGCCGATTTGAAACATAAGAAAAAAGTTGAGAAAAAGAAACAGGAGAAAGAATTAAAAGAGGCTCAAGATTTGAAGGCCAGGATGGAGAAAAATGTATTTGAGATAAAGGTTAAAGCTGGTGAAAATGGCCGTCTATTCGGTTCTGTAACCAGTTCAGATATTGCAAAAGCTTTAAAAAAGGAAGGTTTTAATGTAGATAAACGGAAAATTGAACTTAAAGAAAATATTAAGGAATTAGGTATGCATAAAGTTGATGTCAAATTACATCGGGAAGTTACTGCTACACTTAAGGTGAAGGTTGTGGAAGCCTAG
- a CDS encoding single-stranded DNA-binding protein translates to MLNRVILIGRLTRDPELRYTTSGIAVATFALAVERPFTNQSGERDVDFIDIVIWRKLAETCANHLGKGRLVAVEGRLQTRSYDDSNGIRRKAVEVVADSVRFLDWPKNTSSSNDYDDQEFNGFDDDIDVPF, encoded by the coding sequence ATGTTAAATCGGGTTATTTTAATTGGGCGTCTGACAAGGGATCCTGAACTCCGCTATACTACCAGCGGTATTGCAGTAGCTACTTTTGCCCTTGCAGTGGAGCGTCCTTTTACTAATCAAAGTGGTGAACGTGATGTTGATTTTATTGATATTGTTATTTGGCGTAAGTTGGCTGAAACATGTGCCAACCATTTAGGTAAAGGACGCTTAGTTGCAGTAGAAGGACGTTTGCAAACTCGCTCCTATGACGACAGCAACGGTATTCGGCGTAAAGCGGTAGAGGTTGTTGCTGATAGTGTACGTTTTTTAGATTGGCCTAAGAATACATCTTCTTCAAATGACTATGATGATCAGGAATTTAATGGTTTTGATGATGATATCGATGTTCCATTCTAA
- a CDS encoding ABC transporter ATP-binding protein: protein MILKVNDLTKVYRNNRKEELALDSINFHVNEGEIFSILGENGAGKTTLIKLMTNLLTPSKGEILYQGKNITMMGKDYYKKIGVVLEGNRNLYWYLSAYENIYYFGRLLGLNKNTIENRANELLGFFGLYNEKDKKVGNFSRGMQQKLAIIISLLHEPKILFLDEPTLGLDVLSKRDMIKKIRYLSRNDNVTVIITSHQLDVIEKVADRVLILKKGKIEFLDTVFSLKKIYSNNKYIIKVEKILDESYIKNYFNKFNITYSGNTTQIEAYVDDYNFINKFLECMIKNDICINNVSKDSNSLEDIMYTFLKPGSDKVESI from the coding sequence ATGATATTAAAAGTAAATGATTTAACCAAGGTTTACAGGAATAATAGAAAGGAAGAACTAGCACTAGATTCAATTAATTTTCACGTAAATGAAGGAGAAATTTTTAGTATTTTAGGGGAGAACGGTGCAGGAAAGACTACTTTAATAAAATTGATGACAAATTTACTAACCCCATCGAAAGGAGAAATTTTATATCAGGGCAAAAACATTACAATGATGGGTAAAGATTATTATAAAAAAATAGGAGTAGTTCTTGAAGGAAATAGAAATCTTTATTGGTATTTATCAGCGTATGAAAATATATATTATTTTGGTAGACTGTTGGGGTTGAATAAAAATACAATTGAAAACAGGGCTAATGAATTGTTGGGTTTTTTTGGATTATATAATGAAAAAGATAAAAAAGTAGGAAATTTTTCTAGAGGTATGCAGCAAAAATTAGCAATTATAATTTCATTGTTACATGAACCTAAAATATTGTTTTTAGATGAACCAACTTTAGGGTTAGATGTGTTGTCTAAAAGAGATATGATTAAAAAGATACGATATCTTTCAAGGAATGATAATGTAACAGTTATCATTACTTCACATCAATTGGATGTTATTGAGAAAGTAGCAGATAGAGTATTAATACTAAAAAAAGGCAAAATAGAATTTTTAGATACAGTTTTTAGTTTAAAAAAAATATATTCAAATAATAAATACATAATTAAGGTAGAAAAAATTTTGGACGAGAGTTATATTAAAAATTATTTTAATAAATTTAACATTACTTATAGTGGAAATACTACACAAATAGAAGCTTATGTTGATGATTATAATTTCATAAATAAATTTTTAGAGTGTATGATTAAAAATGACATTTGTATTAATAATGTTTCTAAAGATAGTAATAGTTTAGAAGATATTATGTATACTTTTTTAAAACCTGGGAGTGATAAGGTTGAATCTATTTAA
- a CDS encoding ABC transporter permease, whose product MNLFNIFKAELNKYWIEIKTYYPDHIVNIIVTYIFFTGFFLGFRNNSMIDDSYYIGFLYWFFVSNVISEASVSISFEKQIGTLEQLILKPVSLEVICLVKTLVWLMITSIKAIILLLIIKLTLPINIVFDIKVVPILIITLTGLLGFSLLLAGLTLRFTKTASFESILSYILLFFTGAIVNIDNMPKLVRFISKTLPLTNGILISQRLINNESVSISQIFSLCLNSLLYLVVGILLFKYINKKSKTEGIYNEY is encoded by the coding sequence TTGAATCTATTTAATATTTTCAAAGCTGAGTTAAATAAATATTGGATTGAAATAAAAACCTATTATCCCGATCATATAGTAAATATAATTGTAACTTATATTTTTTTCACAGGTTTTTTCCTTGGATTTAGAAATAATAGTATGATTGATGACAGTTATTATATTGGATTTTTATATTGGTTTTTTGTAAGTAATGTGATAAGTGAAGCGTCTGTTTCGATATCCTTTGAAAAACAAATAGGTACATTAGAACAATTGATTTTAAAACCAGTATCATTAGAAGTTATATGTTTGGTAAAAACTTTAGTATGGTTAATGATTACATCAATTAAAGCTATTATCTTATTATTAATCATTAAATTGACATTACCTATAAATATAGTATTTGATATAAAAGTAGTTCCAATATTAATAATTACATTAACTGGGTTATTAGGTTTTAGCTTGTTATTAGCAGGTTTAACCCTCAGATTTACTAAAACAGCTTCTTTTGAATCTATTTTGTCCTATATCCTATTATTTTTTACAGGGGCAATAGTTAATATCGACAATATGCCAAAATTAGTCAGATTTATTAGCAAAACTTTGCCATTAACAAATGGGATATTAATTTCTCAAAGATTAATAAATAATGAAAGTGTATCTATTAGTCAAATATTTTCATTATGCTTAAATAGTTTATTATATTTAGTAGTCGGTATATTGCTTTTTAAATATATTAATAAAAAAAGTAAAACTGAAGGAATATATAATGAATATTAA
- a CDS encoding MazG-like family protein, whose protein sequence is MKPIQNGNLKLNITKNLKTIEWLKAELIDGVSSLFKAMIPNQEKKIINALVRLIIAAYTLSRRLGISYERLEEELDEQIQKLIDDHHEIEKWFGDLSALQDHLQNRKNF, encoded by the coding sequence ATGAAGCCTATTCAAAACGGAAATCTTAAACTAAATATAACAAAAAATTTAAAAACTATTGAATGGTTAAAGGCTGAATTGATAGATGGAGTTTCATCTCTTTTTAAAGCCATGATCCCCAATCAAGAGAAAAAAATAATTAATGCATTGGTTAGATTGATTATAGCTGCATATACATTGAGTCGAAGATTAGGAATTTCTTATGAACGGTTGGAAGAGGAATTAGATGAACAAATCCAAAAACTTATTGATGATCATCATGAAATTGAAAAATGGTTTGGAGATTTAAGTGCCTTACAGGACCATTTGCAGAATAGAAAGAATTTTTAA
- a CDS encoding DUF2232 domain-containing protein, whose amino-acid sequence MGEEIKAKERRDIFLVGILGGIFSLGVVRIPELIIQLIFLIVIMPLPYIYLLNKYGHRSGTLAIIWTGMFNSLFFGFMGLVIALISFGLLGVTIGGAFYEKIKPSRTALISVIASGISGLLFYYLAYRYGIIQSMKGWFIESVNIWEEILRTEIPINLKRKIVDDIMTIIPGMTIIIFIFFGLITYYLSAALLRYRGFDIPKLKPIKKWMFPRWIAFLYFLFEIMPKDPVSVNVIFILTFILMSEGIAVVVYYGDKWGIYSWIRNTIIVIGIMLFSISFFILGLVDNLFQLRGFKKQEE is encoded by the coding sequence ATGGGTGAAGAAATAAAAGCTAAAGAAAGGCGTGACATATTTCTGGTTGGAATTTTAGGTGGGATTTTTAGCCTGGGTGTGGTCCGGATTCCAGAATTGATAATTCAATTAATATTTTTGATTGTTATAATGCCATTACCTTATATTTATTTATTAAATAAATATGGACACCGTTCGGGAACTTTAGCTATTATTTGGACAGGAATGTTCAATAGTTTATTTTTTGGTTTTATGGGTCTGGTTATTGCTCTGATCAGTTTTGGTTTATTAGGAGTAACAATTGGTGGAGCATTTTATGAAAAGATTAAACCATCCCGAACTGCTTTAATTTCAGTAATTGCCTCAGGTATTTCAGGTTTATTATTTTATTATCTAGCTTATAGATATGGAATAATTCAATCTATGAAAGGATGGTTTATAGAAAGTGTAAATATATGGGAAGAAATTTTAAGGACTGAAATACCGATTAATTTGAAAAGAAAGATTGTGGATGATATAATGACAATAATACCGGGAATGACTATTATTATATTTATTTTTTTCGGTTTGATTACCTATTATCTGTCTGCCGCTTTACTACGCTATCGGGGTTTTGATATTCCTAAGCTCAAACCGATCAAAAAATGGATGTTTCCTCGGTGGATTGCTTTTCTATATTTTCTCTTCGAGATTATGCCAAAAGACCCGGTATCCGTAAATGTTATATTTATTTTGACTTTTATTTTGATGAGTGAAGGGATTGCAGTTGTAGTTTATTATGGTGATAAGTGGGGAATTTACTCATGGATTCGAAATACGATAATCGTTATAGGCATTATGTTATTTAGTATCAGCTTTTTTATATTAGGACTTGTAGACAACCTCTTTCAATTGAGGGGGTTTAAAAAACAGGAAGAATAG
- the rpsR gene encoding 30S ribosomal protein S18 translates to MVMARGRKRRRKSCSFCLDKIEAIDYKDVNRLRRYITERGKILPRRISGNCARHQRQLTRAIKRARNIALLPFTVE, encoded by the coding sequence ATGGTAATGGCCCGTGGAAGAAAAAGACGCAGAAAGTCTTGTTCTTTCTGTCTTGATAAGATAGAGGCTATTGATTATAAAGACGTTAACCGTCTTAGAAGATATATAACTGAGCGTGGTAAAATTTTGCCTCGTCGGATTTCCGGTAACTGTGCCCGACACCAGCGTCAATTGACCAGAGCGATTAAAAGAGCCCGGAATATTGCTTTGCTACCTTTTACAGTGGAATAA
- a CDS encoding transposase, translating into MVGDEFPYGYRKLTACLQQDYDFQINHKKVYRFCKELNILKTTA; encoded by the coding sequence ATTGTAGGTGATGAATTCCCTTATGGATACCGCAAATTAACAGCATGTCTTCAACAGGATTATGACTTTCAAATCAATCATAAAAAAGTTTATAGATTTTGCAAGGAACTAAATATCCTTAAGACCACAGCGTAA
- the rpsF gene encoding 30S ribosomal protein S6, with product MRKYETTFILNPELEESAIGELIEKIKGIITNNNGEVVNVDNWGVRKLAYEIKKHNSGYYSVIQFNGTSETVAELQRNFRIMDNVLRHIIVRLDD from the coding sequence ATGAGAAAGTACGAAACTACCTTTATCCTTAATCCGGAACTGGAAGAATCAGCAATTGGGGAATTGATCGAAAAGATCAAAGGTATTATTACCAACAACAACGGTGAAGTAGTTAATGTTGATAACTGGGGAGTTAGGAAACTGGCTTATGAGATTAAAAAACATAATTCCGGTTACTACTCCGTAATCCAGTTTAATGGTACTTCTGAAACCGTTGCTGAGTTGCAAAGAAACTTCCGGATTATGGATAATGTTTTGAGACATATTATTGTTCGTCTGGATGACTAG